A single window of Streptomyces sp. NBC_00464 DNA harbors:
- a CDS encoding DUF2771 domain-containing protein, with protein MTVAFFSGKGRRIGVALGAVSAGLLVLSACDKPTPLATVTVGDNSVSAEASCYNDGKALKQSEIEGCLNKKAEKTVKVSMEDQVHFGVDPEVADNGWTIFINGQQAEQEPNKKTYRSIAGSAFFSSQTGETTNSTELSIVETKGKELLGIWHFKLEKTS; from the coding sequence ATGACCGTTGCGTTCTTCTCCGGTAAGGGCCGTCGAATCGGCGTCGCTCTTGGTGCCGTGTCCGCGGGACTCCTTGTCCTCTCCGCCTGCGACAAGCCGACGCCGCTCGCCACCGTGACGGTCGGCGACAACTCGGTGAGTGCCGAGGCGTCCTGCTACAACGACGGCAAGGCTCTCAAGCAATCCGAAATCGAGGGCTGCCTCAACAAGAAGGCGGAGAAGACCGTCAAGGTCTCGATGGAGGACCAGGTCCACTTCGGTGTCGACCCCGAGGTCGCGGACAACGGCTGGACCATCTTCATCAACGGCCAGCAGGCCGAGCAGGAGCCGAACAAGAAGACCTACCGCTCCATCGCGGGCAGCGCCTTCTTCTCCAGCCAGACCGGCGAGACCACGAACAGCACGGAGCTCAGCATCGTGGAGACCAAGGGCAAGGAGCTGCTGGGCATCTGGCACTTCAAGCTTGAGAAGACCAGCTGA
- a CDS encoding futalosine hydrolase, which translates to MRVLVVTAVPVERDAVTRASGAADEVSVHRVPGAEIHRAGPFDVLAGGAGPAAAAASAAFALAADRYDLVISAGIGGGFSGVAPVGSLVVAGRIGVADLGAETSAGFAPVTELGFGRVWHFPPRSLVKAVVAATRAATGDILTVSTVTGSAGRAAALLAAHPGAVAEAMEGFGVAEAAERLGVPVLEIRAVSNAVGPRDRDAWRIGDALAALTEAFGKLTPVLEGWIHHDRHDA; encoded by the coding sequence GTGCGTGTGCTTGTCGTGACCGCTGTCCCGGTGGAACGGGACGCGGTCACGCGTGCGTCCGGGGCCGCTGACGAAGTCTCCGTGCACCGGGTGCCGGGCGCGGAGATCCATCGCGCGGGCCCCTTCGACGTCCTGGCGGGCGGCGCGGGGCCGGCGGCGGCAGCGGCCTCCGCCGCGTTCGCCCTGGCCGCGGACCGCTACGACCTGGTGATCTCGGCGGGCATCGGCGGCGGTTTCTCCGGTGTCGCCCCGGTCGGCTCGCTCGTCGTGGCCGGCCGGATCGGTGTGGCGGACCTGGGTGCCGAAACCTCTGCGGGCTTCGCGCCCGTCACCGAACTCGGCTTCGGCCGGGTCTGGCACTTCCCGCCCCGCTCGCTGGTGAAGGCGGTGGTCGCGGCGACCCGTGCGGCGACCGGCGACATCCTCACCGTCTCCACCGTGACCGGCAGCGCCGGGCGCGCCGCCGCCCTTCTCGCCGCACACCCCGGCGCCGTGGCCGAGGCCATGGAGGGCTTCGGGGTCGCGGAGGCGGCCGAGCGGCTCGGCGTGCCCGTCCTGGAGATCAGGGCCGTCTCGAACGCCGTCGGCCCGCGCGACCGCGACGCCTGGCGCATCGGCGACGCGCTGGCCGCGCTCACCGAAGCGTTCGGGAAGCTCACCCCCGTACTGGAAGGCTGGATCCACCATGACCGACACGACGCCTGA
- a CDS encoding 1,4-dihydroxy-6-naphthoate synthase encodes MTDTTPDPLSTHDPLRIAFSPCPNDTFVFDAWAHGRVPDAPALDVTFADIDITNGMAERGELDVLKVSYAVLPWVLQEYALLPCGGALGRGCGPLVLTKEPGTDLTGKTVAVPSERSTAYLLFRLWAAEVVPGGVGEIVVMPFDEIMPAVRDGKVDAGLVIHEARFTYQNYGLHNLADMGRHWEDTTGLPIPLGAIIAKRSLGADTLKRLAESVRASVRMAWDAPEASRPYVLEHAQEMDPSVADQHIGLYVNEFTADLGEDGYAAIRGLLTRAAAEGLVPPLGPEALSFV; translated from the coding sequence ATGACCGACACGACGCCTGACCCGCTGTCGACCCACGACCCACTGCGGATCGCCTTCTCGCCGTGCCCGAACGACACGTTCGTCTTCGACGCCTGGGCCCACGGACGGGTCCCCGACGCGCCCGCGCTCGATGTCACCTTCGCCGACATCGACATCACCAACGGCATGGCCGAACGCGGCGAACTGGACGTGCTCAAGGTGTCGTACGCGGTGCTGCCCTGGGTCCTTCAGGAGTACGCGCTGCTGCCGTGCGGCGGAGCGCTGGGCCGGGGCTGCGGGCCGCTCGTCCTCACGAAGGAGCCGGGCACGGACCTGACGGGCAAGACCGTCGCCGTGCCGAGCGAGCGCTCCACCGCGTATCTGCTGTTCCGCCTCTGGGCGGCCGAAGTGGTGCCGGGCGGGGTCGGCGAGATCGTCGTCATGCCGTTCGACGAGATCATGCCGGCGGTGCGGGACGGGAAGGTCGACGCCGGTCTCGTCATCCACGAGGCACGCTTCACGTACCAGAACTACGGCCTGCACAACCTGGCCGACATGGGACGGCACTGGGAGGACACGACCGGGCTGCCGATCCCGCTCGGCGCGATCATCGCCAAGCGCTCGCTGGGCGCGGACACGCTGAAGCGGCTCGCGGAGTCGGTGCGGGCGTCGGTCCGGATGGCGTGGGACGCCCCGGAGGCCTCGCGGCCGTACGTGCTGGAGCACGCGCAGGAGATGGACCCGTCCGTCGCCGACCAGCACATCGGTCTGTACGTGAACGAGTTCACCGCGGACCTCGGTGAGGACGGTTACGCGGCGATCCGCGGCCTGCTGACGCGCGCCGCGGCCGAGGGACTGGTTCCGCCCCTCGGCCCGGAGGCGCTGTCGTTCGTCTGA